Below is a window of Mucilaginibacter sp. PAMC 26640 DNA.
TGCTTACTTACAGACCAGTTACGGGCAAGTGCTTCTTCTATCTCTTTCTTTTCAACCTCGTCATGGCTTTCCGCCTGGATCTTGATATCATTCGATACACCGATAACTCCAATCAGTGGTTTAACTGCATTCTTGGCTGCATCTTTTTGAAAGTTCCAATGCAGGGCACCTTCCAGTTTTACCCAGCCGTTTTCCACTTGTACTTTCACTTTGCCGTCCGGTATCCAGTTAGCTTTTAAAGCGGCAATCACCTCGTTGGCAATTTCAGTATCGCTTTTTCTAAAATCGCTTGGGAATGCAATGGTGATATCTTCCGCAACAGCCTTTACGCCGGCAACACTTTTAGCTGCTTTCTCTGCTTCTCTTTTTTTGAGGTAATTATCTACCGTGCCAGTCAGTGTGATCACTCCATCTTTAGCGGTGACGCCGATTTCAGCGGCATTTAATAATGGCTCCCATTTAATAGCGTTTTCAACGTCTTGTTGTAGTTCTTCGTTTGTTCTCATTTTCGATGTTCTCAAATGCTTTAAAAATTTAGCTGTTTGATAGACCAAATATCCTGAGAATCAGGCGGCGGCCAAATGACCGTTGTCACCCTGAAAAATGTTTGTGAGCACTACCGGCAAGCGCCATCAATAAGATATAAAATAGTGGCTGGCAATGTTAAGAATGATGTTTGGGCTACCTAAAAACGGGGGGAAGAGATGGATAAGGAAAGCCTGCAAAGTGCTGAAAATTTACCTAGAGCAGCAAGATTTTCAATGAAGCCTGCTGCTGCAAAAACAAAAAACTGTTTTATGTGATAAATTGTATCTCAAAGATTCATTACTGTTTGTACTATAACAATGTTAAAACTGCCTCGCCAAGATCATAAACTTTTGTCCGGTCGCCGATTGCACTTTGCACGATACTGCTGCCCGCTGCACTACGGTACCCTCCCGCGCAATGAACCACGATTGGTTTGTCAAGAGGTATTTCCTGCAGACGCTCCCTTAGTTCCTGAAGCGGAATTTTTATTGAGACGTCAAACAGCGGTTTATCTTTTATTTCAGCGGCATTCCGTACGTCAACAATGGTATAAGCTGATAAGTTCTCTGTAAATTCATTTACTTTTAACTCATCCATCATTTCATCACCCTGCTTTACAACATATGCAGCTTTAATAAAACTTTCATATCCAATTTTAGTAGTGCGGGCGATCATCGTCTCCAGCATTACTTCATTATCGGCAACCAGGTAAAAAACTTCGCCCGGAGAAACGATGCTGCCCAGCCACGTCTCAAATTTGCCGCCTGCTTGCAAATTAACCGAACCAGACTGGTGACCGGCTTTGTATATCGACTGTTGTCGGGTGTCGACTATTAAACTACCTTTATCAAGCCGATCTGGTTTTAGTCGGTTTACATTCGCAATAACTTCGGCCAAATTATATGCGCCCTGCTTGTTTACAGCAACATCATATGGAAAATATTTGGGAATAAAAGGCTGGTCTCTTAACAGTTCAGTGATAAAGCGGCCTTTCTTCATCTCCTGTAAAGACCAGTTATTTACTTTTTCAGTCTGCATGGTACTGCAGTTTGCGTCACTTAGGGCCTTTCCGCAAAGCGTTCCTGCGCCGTGGGCGGGGTAAACCAACACATCATTGTCCAATAACATCAATTTATCCCTTAGGGAATGATACATCAGTGCAGCCAGATCTTCTCGTTTTGCAGTTAAATTACCGGCGGTCTCCCGCAGGTCCGGACGACCACAATCACCAATAAAAAGTGTGTCTCCTGTAAAAACGGCCTTATCTTTACCTTCGTGCTCCAATACAATACTGATACTATCTGGCGAATGGCCAGGTGTATTTAAAATTTTTAGTTTGATGCCTCCTAATTGGAGCACACTACCTTCGTCAACTGAAAGATGCGGGTAATTTGCACCTAACAATGCGGAGCAGTAGATAGTTGCACCAGTCAATTGGTGTAATTCCAAATGCCCGCTGATAAAATCAGCGTGGGGGTGCGTTTCAATAATACCGATAATTTTTGCATTGTTCTGTTCGGCAAAAGCCATGTAGGGTGCTATATTTCTGGACGGGTCAACCAGCATTACTTCATTTTCGCATTCACTTAATATAGCGTAAGAATAGTGCGATAATGCTTTATCCTCAAATTGTTCAATTTTCATAGCCGTAAATTAATGAGGTAGTTGTTTGCGTAACAGGCCATAGATCCATGTCCCGGCTATTGCACTCAACAGCGTGATCAGTATCACCAAAAAGCCGCTTCCTATTTCTGCAAACAGCGGGCCGGGACAGGCCCCTGTTATTGCCCAACCTAACCCAAAGATCAAGCCTCCATAAACATTGCCCCAATGAAAGGTCTTTTCGGGGATGGTAATTGGCTCGTTATTTATCGTCTTCAAGTGGAAGCGTTTGATAAGGAAAATAGAAATCATACCAACAACAATAGCGCTTCCAATGATGCCGTACATATGAAACGACTGCAAGCGGAACATTTCCTGTATGCGAAACCAGGAGATCACTTCGGATTTTACCAGTATGATACCGAACAACACACCCACAATCATAAACCGTATGCTTTTCATAGTTGTAATAAATAAGGTAAGATGAGCCAGGTCATTATAAATCCTCCAGCCATGAAGCAGCATGTAGCTACCAGTGATGGCCATTGTAACGAGGAGATACCCATAATGGAATGTCCCGAGGTACAGCCACCCGCGTAGCGCGTTCCGAAACCCACCAGGAAGCCACCAACAACAATAAAAACAAATCCCCTTAGCGTAAACAATTGGCTGAAACTAAAAATATCGTGCGGCAGTAAACCGCTAAAATCTTTTACACCTTCTTGTTTCAATAACCTAACCGTATCCGGGTTGAGATTGACAGATGCGGTATTAGAGAGAAAATATGTGGCAATAAAACCTCCTGCAACAATTCCCATTGCGAAGTAGAGATTCCAGCTTTCCTTCTTCCAGTCGTATTTAAAAAAAGGAATATCAGCCGGCATGCAAGCCGCACAAATGTGCCGTAAAGACGACGAGATACCAAAAGCCTTATTACCGAGTAATAAAAGAGTTGGCACAATCAGGCCGATTAGCGGCCCCGAAACATACCAGGGCCAGGGTTGTTTAATAAATTCCATTTTACTTGATTAAAGTTGTGACTAACACGAATCCCCCCATGATTAGCACGAACCATCCAAAAGCGGGTTTTAATTTAGCGTCGTTAATATATTTTGTAAAGTAACTTCCTAAGATAATACCGGTTATAGCGAAAGCAGAAAAAAGTAAAATAAAGCTATAATTGACCGGCACATGCCTGCTTAGATCACCCAATACAGCAAGCAGGGAGCTAATGGTCATAACCATCAGGGAAGTTCCCACTGCCTTCTTCATTGGCAGACCAGCGAATAAAATCAATGATGGAATGATTAGAAACCCGCCACCAACACCTACAAAACCAGTAACTACGCCAACAATAATACTTTGCATAACCAATTTAGCATGATGTAGCTGCGGCTTCAGTGCTATATTTCCATTATCATTCCAGATCATTGTAACCGCGGCCGCTACCATCAACCCGGCAAATGTCAGCATTAATAATTCCGGCTTAGTCAGTTCAAATGAACCGATAGCAAATAGATGGATTGGGATGGCGGGCAACACCCACTTACGCATGATAAGTATGGAAACCAGGGACGGTAAACCAAACAGTAGCGCAATTTTAAAACTGACATTGCCTTTTTGATAATAGCTCAAGGCACCTGCAGAACTTGTCAAGCCAACTACAAAAAGCGAATAGGTAGTTGCTAATACGGGATCGATTCCGAAAAAATATACCAAAATAGGTACGGTTAAAATGGACCCTCCTCCTCCGATTATACCTAATGATAAACCAATTAATATTGCTGCCACATATCCTGCTATTTCCATTGATACAAAATTAGCAGATGAAATGCCGGCAGTTGGTGACCTATGTTACACAGGGATATTTAAAATTATTTTATTCCGGAGGAGGGTTATCAGCTGCTGTTTTTCCATTTGCTTAAGCAAACGGGAAACCACCTCCCGCGTGGTGCCTAATTCCTCTGCCAGCTGCTGATGCGTGATACTAAATTCATTAGAGCCGTAAACGCTTGCTTTTCTTTTCAACAAGGTGACTATCCGTTCATCCAGTTTCTGAAAAGCTACCGCATTAATTACATCTAATAGCTCCTCAAAACGCCGGTGATATAATTTAAAAATGAAATCCGCCCACTCCGGGTAAATTTTAATCCACCCGCTGGCTGTTGCAACCGGTAGCATCAGCACTTCCGAATCTTCTTCAACCACCAATTTAACCTTGCTGGTATCTTCATGAATACCCGCTAAAAAAGACATGATACAGCTTTCACCAGGTTGGATATAATAAAGTAATATCTCACGGCCGTCTTCGTCCTGGCGGATCACCCGCATGCTGCCGGATAAAACAACAGGGATAGCGCGGATGTAACTATTAGATTGCATCAGCACAGTCCCTGCAGACAATTTTTTCCTCTGGCTGTTGTTAATCAGCTGTTCCTCTAATACTGCTCCAAAAATTCCCACGGGGTAAAGTTAAGAATTCGTATTCCCCTATTAAACAGGCTTTTTGATCTTTGGTAATTTCCTGCTATTTAATCAGTTGCAAATGCTCAAGTCATCCATTAAATACCTGGCGTTGATTGTTTACTGAGGCTTTTGTTCTTCAGCTTCTTTGTTTAAACATTTGATCTCCGCCTTCTCCTTAACAATATCCTGTCTGATCAGGCCAAATAAACTCATATAAGCGTTGGCTAGATAAACGAGGGCGAAACCAGCGATCAGATAGCCCCGCCAATCTGCCATTAATAAGTGGTAGCCCGTTAAAAAGAGAAAAAACAGGGTTACATAATGACTGAAGCAATATTCACAGGTGAACAGGTAAAATATCTTCCTTATCAAAATAGTACGGCCTTCTTTACTACGCCTAACGCAGTACTCACGGGGTTCCCGGAAAACTTCTTCATGCGTTACCGTCCAGGCAATGCATGCAATGGGTATGGCTAATAATAGCAGCCAGGTAATTTGGGCGGCGAGGGTCATCATTTAATTTTCAAGTCAATTTTTGTTCGTTATCTACAACTGGTACGCAATTTCAATCAGGATAAGCCTGTTACGGTTACCGGAACTGTCCAATTTCCAGCCCGATATACAATTCATCGCAATTAGTGATTTGACTACCGGGAATATGACCGTCCCTGACAAAGTAGGCGGCGCTAGCTAAAGCCGCAATGCCGGTACCTACTAAATGGACGTGACGACGCGGAATATTGGCAACTGAATTTTTCATAGGGATACTGTTTGTTGGTTTGCAAACCTACGCCGGTCCGGCTCCTGAATAAATGACGCCTGTCAGTAAATAGGGTGTGGTTAATTATATAACGTAGCGTTGGAGAACAGGTAAAAACAAAAGCCGAATATATCACCCGGCTTTTAATCTAAAACGGTTACAAAAAAATCACCGGTCTGATTCCGGAAAATCCGCGCCTATAGTTTGCTCTTTTAGCGATTCGAAATTAGACTTTAAAATGTCGAGCTTTTCCATGGCCAGGTTGTAAGCCATTTCCCCTAAAAGTAATCGCAACTGAGGTTTATCTGAGGCTACGGCATCAATTATAGCCTGGCATCCGCGTATAGGGTCGCCGGCTTGTTTCCCGCTGCCTTCAAGGCTTACATTCATGCGTTTGCCAACTGTTTCTTTATAATCATCCAATTGTGTTTCTGTGCGCGAGGTGGACCGGCCCGCCCAGTCGGTACGGAAAGGCCCCGGCTCTACTAAAATTACCTTTATTCCCAATGGCGCTACTTCTTGCGATAGCGATTCTGATAAACCCTCTACAGCAAACTTTGTAGCATGATAATAACCCGTAGCGGTAAAGGCCCTTAGGCCGCCGATGGATGAAAAGTTGATAATATGCCCGCTTTTATTTTTGCGCATGCCCGGTAATACCGCCTGGGTCATGTTCACCAATCCAAAAAAGTTAGTTTCAAACTGCGCCCTTATTTTATCTTCCTCGCCCTCTTCAATACTGGTAAAGTAGCCATAGCCCGCATTATTTACCAACACATCTATTTTGCCAAACTTTGCTTGAGTGGCAGCTACAGCTTTGGCTATCTGAGCTTTATCTGTTACATCAAGCGTTAAGAGCAAGGAAGTGCTTTCATATCCTTTTAACAGGTCTTGAACCTGTTCCGGTTTCCTGGCTGTAACAACAGCGTTCCAGCCTTTTTCTAAAATCATTTTTGCCAGTTCGCGGCCAAAACCTGTTGAACAGCCGGTGATGAACCAAACCGGATTTTGTTTGTTTTCCATAACAACACAACAGCTGTTAACTATTTGTGTTTAGCTAAGAATTGAATTGGTAGAACATATCATGTGGTTGATAGCACGGGCACAATAAACACTATCGATCAATATTCAAAACGGTCGATGATTGGATCGTTGATGACCTCCTCAATAAAGGAATCCAGTTTGGCGGCATTGCCGCGGATTTGCCAGGTCAAAATAAGAGTATCTGCCTCCCTGATCTGCTTAATCATTTTATAATCCAGCTTGTAAATATTAAGCTGGGTTTCTACAAGCTTTTTTGCGTTACTATTGCTTTTTGTTTTGATAGTAATGATCTTCACTTGGTTCAGCTTATCTATCTTTTCCTGCAAAGACGGCAAAACGGCGAGGATAAAGAGGATTAGAAAACTGGCGCATCCGGCGGCGAAATAAAAGCCGGCGCCAAGGCCCATCCCAACTGCCGCTACGGACCATATGGTCGCCGCTGTTGTGATGCCGTTGACCCTATTGGTGCCCCGAAAAATAACCCCTGCACCTAAGAAACCTATACCCGTTACTATATTAGCTGCAATACGATCAGGGTTGTTTGGACCTCCAAGAGCGCCAGACATGATGGTAAAAAAGCAGGCGCCAAAAGAGATCATAATATTGGTTCTAAAACCGGCTGCTTTACCACGGTACTCCCGCTCGGCACCCACAAGACCACCCCACAAAATGGCAAGCAAAAAACGAATGATTATCTCTATATCGAAATTCATAGGACTAAATTAATAAACCTCAGCCATTAGCTTCACCTATGTGCTATGTTTTGCTCAAATCGGTTAATTCAATTTTCGTCTACCCGCTACAGTCTGTATTTAGAAACGGAATAATAGAATTGAAAATAATTTATCTGAATTTCATTATCTTAACTAAATCACGTGTGCAAAAACGTTAATCAAACTTTAAGTCAACTTGGACGGATATTTGCTCAGAAGAATAAAAGCACTATGTCTAAAAGGATTTTGGTAATCGATGATGATGAAGACATCCTTGAGATTTTAAATATTATTTTCCGGGAAGAGGGATATGATGTGGTTCTTTCCAATACTGGCGAAGCTGCCGGGCGGATCAACGTAATACAGCCTGATATTGTACTGTTGGATGTGCGACTTATTGGCTCCGACAAAAGTGGTGCTGATATCTGCAAAGAAATTAAGTCGCAATTAGCTACACGGCATTTGCCGGTAATGCTTGTTTCCGGCGAGTCGGATTTAGCCTTTTTAGCTAAAGATTGTGGTGCGGATGCTTACGTTGCTAAACCATTTGATATATTCGATCTGCTTTCCCGAGTAAAAGAATTCATATCTTAGTGTTGTAAAAGCGCAATCCGATGTCAGAAGAAACGGGCAAATCATCATCTCCAAAAAAAATAAAATTAGGTGCCGAAAAACTAAAAAGGTTTTTCGTTACCCACCTCAACCGCATTTATTTTGCCAAAGCGCATTTGGTTACCTGGTTACCGCAATTAAAAAATGAAGCTTATTTTCACGATCTGCAGTTTGCCATACAGGAAACTGTAGATGATGTAGAAAAGCAAATGGCGAGGATGGAGTTAATTTATGAGTTGCTGGATGCTGAGATCTCAAAAGGGAGCATTAATGGGTTAACAGGTTTGGTGGATGATGCTTTTGAAGCTATCCGTGAGCAAACAGATGAAGCTGCACTCCGTGATATGTCGATAATTTTCTATTTGCAAAATATTGAGAGCATAGAAATAGCCTCTTTTCAGGTAATGCAAATGGTGGCAGTTAAACTAAAAAACAAGCAAATTAAACAATTACTCCAGGAAAATTATGATGAAGCAAAAGCTGACCGCACTTTGCTCTTACTAATTGCAGCTAAGTACATTACCAAATAACAAACTAAAGCAAATAGGCTTAGTCGGCATGATGCGCTAAATAGCCAGGGACTGATGATTGACTAACCGCAAAACTTTTTCAACCATGTCTTCGATATCAAACGGCTTACGAATGTGGTCGTTAGCCTGGCATTCTGCAA
It encodes the following:
- a CDS encoding ornithine aminotransferase, whose translation is MRTNEELQQDVENAIKWEPLLNAAEIGVTAKDGVITLTGTVDNYLKKREAEKAAKSVAGVKAVAEDITIAFPSDFRKSDTEIANEVIAALKANWIPDGKVKVQVENGWVKLEGALHWNFQKDAAKNAVKPLIGVIGVSNDIKIQAESHDEVEKKEIEEALARNWSVSKQGITVKVDGDRITLTGSVHSLYQKDEADRIAWNAPGVCVVDNELYIDYYEN
- a CDS encoding Crp/Fnr family transcriptional regulator codes for the protein MGIFGAVLEEQLINNSQRKKLSAGTVLMQSNSYIRAIPVVLSGSMRVIRQDEDGREILLYYIQPGESCIMSFLAGIHEDTSKVKLVVEEDSEVLMLPVATASGWIKIYPEWADFIFKLYHRRFEELLDVINAVAFQKLDERIVTLLKRKASVYGSNEFSITHQQLAEELGTTREVVSRLLKQMEKQQLITLLRNKIILNIPV
- a CDS encoding transporter, giving the protein MYNDLAHLTLFITTMKSIRFMIVGVLFGIILVKSEVISWFRIQEMFRLQSFHMYGIIGSAIVVGMISIFLIKRFHLKTINNEPITIPEKTFHWGNVYGGLIFGLGWAITGACPGPLFAEIGSGFLVILITLLSAIAGTWIYGLLRKQLPH
- a CDS encoding short-chain dehydrogenase/reductase — translated: MENKQNPVWFITGCSTGFGRELAKMILEKGWNAVVTARKPEQVQDLLKGYESTSLLLTLDVTDKAQIAKAVAATQAKFGKIDVLVNNAGYGYFTSIEEGEEDKIRAQFETNFFGLVNMTQAVLPGMRKNKSGHIINFSSIGGLRAFTATGYYHATKFAVEGLSESLSQEVAPLGIKVILVEPGPFRTDWAGRSTSRTETQLDDYKETVGKRMNVSLEGSGKQAGDPIRGCQAIIDAVASDKPQLRLLLGEMAYNLAMEKLDILKSNFESLKEQTIGADFPESDR
- a CDS encoding histidine kinase, producing MSKRILVIDDDEDILEILNIIFREEGYDVVLSNTGEAAGRINVIQPDIVLLDVRLIGSDKSGADICKEIKSQLATRHLPVMLVSGESDLAFLAKDCGADAYVAKPFDIFDLLSRVKEFIS
- a CDS encoding sulfurtransferase gives rise to the protein MKIEQFEDKALSHYSYAILSECENEVMLVDPSRNIAPYMAFAEQNNAKIIGIIETHPHADFISGHLELHQLTGATIYCSALLGANYPHLSVDEGSVLQLGGIKLKILNTPGHSPDSISIVLEHEGKDKAVFTGDTLFIGDCGRPDLRETAGNLTAKREDLAALMYHSLRDKLMLLDNDVLVYPAHGAGTLCGKALSDANCSTMQTEKVNNWSLQEMKKGRFITELLRDQPFIPKYFPYDVAVNKQGAYNLAEVIANVNRLKPDRLDKGSLIVDTRQQSIYKAGHQSGSVNLQAGGKFETWLGSIVSPGEVFYLVADNEVMLETMIARTTKIGYESFIKAAYVVKQGDEMMDELKVNEFTENLSAYTIVDVRNAAEIKDKPLFDVSIKIPLQELRERLQEIPLDKPIVVHCAGGYRSAAGSSIVQSAIGDRTKVYDLGEAVLTLL
- a CDS encoding permease yields the protein MEIAGYVAAILIGLSLGIIGGGGSILTVPILVYFFGIDPVLATTYSLFVVGLTSSAGALSYYQKGNVSFKIALLFGLPSLVSILIMRKWVLPAIPIHLFAIGSFELTKPELLMLTFAGLMVAAAVTMIWNDNGNIALKPQLHHAKLVMQSIIVGVVTGFVGVGGGFLIIPSLILFAGLPMKKAVGTSLMVMTISSLLAVLGDLSRHVPVNYSFILLFSAFAITGIILGSYFTKYINDAKLKPAFGWFVLIMGGFVLVTTLIK